GCGCGAACTGCGTCGCCAGTACCCGGGTGTGCCGGTGGTGACGTACGTCAACTGCTACGCGGACGTCAAAGCCGAAACCGACGTGTGCTGCACCTCGAGCAACGCGGCGCGCGTGGTGGAGGCGCTGGGCGCGGACTGCATCATCTTCCTCCCCGACGAGTACCTGGCGCAGAACGTGGCCCGCGAGACGGGCCGCCAGGTGATTTTTCCCACCAAAGAGCCGAAGTCGGCGGAGGCACGCGCGGCCGCGCCGGACAACCTGCACTACCACCTGGTGGGCTGGCACGGCCGCTGCGAGGTGCATGAGAAGTTCACCGTGGATGACATCGTCGCGGTGCGAAAGCAGTTCCCCGACGTGGTGGTGCTGGCGCACCCCGAGTGCAGCGCCGAGGTGGTGGAGGCCTCTGACTTCTCCGGCAGCACGTCGCGCATGATCGACTTCGTCAAGCGCTCCCGGGCGCCGCGCTACCTGTTGCTCACCGAGTGCAGCATGGGCGACAACATCATCGCGGAGAACCCGGACAAGGAAACCCTGCGCCTGTGCAGCGTTCGCTGCCCGCACATGAACGAGATCACCCTGGAGGACACGCTCGCATCACTCCAGGAGAACCGCTACGTCATCGAGGTCCCCGAGGAGATCCGCGTGCGCGCAAGACGCGCGGTCGATCGCATGCTGGAGATCGGCTAGCGCCCATGCGTCGCAAGGCGTCGATTGCGG
This region of Candidatus Krumholzibacteriia bacterium genomic DNA includes:
- the nadA gene encoding quinolinate synthase NadA, with translation MSIHAATVEETYRLMAQKLSRVVPDVELRAKAELVFQINQLKEERGAIILGHNYMEPALYHTVPDVVGDSLELARRAAQTDRDPIVFCGVRFMAETAKILNPDKTVLLPAKVAGCSLAASITAEDVRELRRQYPGVPVVTYVNCYADVKAETDVCCTSSNAARVVEALGADCIIFLPDEYLAQNVARETGRQVIFPTKEPKSAEARAAAPDNLHYHLVGWHGRCEVHEKFTVDDIVAVRKQFPDVVVLAHPECSAEVVEASDFSGSTSRMIDFVKRSRAPRYLLLTECSMGDNIIAENPDKETLRLCSVRCPHMNEITLEDTLASLQENRYVIEVPEEIRVRARRAVDRMLEIG